From the genome of Phalacrocorax aristotelis chromosome 15, bGulAri2.1, whole genome shotgun sequence, one region includes:
- the LIF gene encoding leukemia inhibitory factor isoform X3: MKFVPAGVVPFVALLLLQRRPVAGRALLVTGPGCPGHSLCRSNVQEQTRRQVALLNATAQDLFSLYLKCQGEPFSSETDKLCNPSGTFFPAFRVNRTSERKEVMVAMYKLFAFLNASLGNITRDQEELNPTAKELLDRLHNTTKTTRGLISNLTCLLCKNYNIFQVDVSYGESSKGKSTFKKKQQGCQVLRKYVQVIAQAARVLLPHLSPL, translated from the exons ATGAAGTTCGTGCCggcag GCGTCGTGCCCTTTgtagccctgctcctgctgcagaggcGGCCGGTGGCCGGCCGGGCGCTGCTGGTGACCGGCCCCGGCTGTCCTGGTCACAGCTTGTGCCGCTCCAACGTCCAGGAGCAGACCCGCAGGCAGGTCGCGCTGCTCAACGCCACCGCCCAGGACCTCTTCAGCCTCTAC ctgaagtgccaggGAGAGCCATTCAGCAGCGAGACCGACAAGCTCTGCAACCCCAGTGGCACCTTCTTCCCCGCTTTCCGTGTCAACCGGACGAGCGAGAGGAAGGAAGTCATGGTGGCCATGTACAAGCTCTTCGCCTTCCTCAACGCCTCGCTGGGGAACATCACACGCGACCAGGAGGAGCTCAACCCCACAGCCAAGGAGCTCCTCGACCGGCTCCACAACACCACCAAGACCACCCGGGGTCTCATCTCCAACCTCACCTGCCTCCTCTGCAAGAACTACAACATCTTCCAGGTGGATGTCAGCTACGGGGAGAGCTCTAAGGGCAAGAGCACCTtcaagaagaagcagcagggctgccaggTGCTCAGGAAGTACGTGCAGGTCATTGCCCAGGCAGCCCGTGTCCTCCTACCTCATCTCAGCCCCCTGTGA
- the TBC1D10A gene encoding TBC1 domain family member 10A translates to MAKSRGGGGPASPGGRHHSLAGTRESLSEAGGDELSSLGSDSEVNGGGGPEERRVDKFGFIVGSRSAEGPLEEVPLEVLRQRESKWLDMLNNWDKWMAKKHKKIRLRCQKGIPPSLRGRAWQYLSGSKVKLEQNIGKFDELDLLAGDPKWLDVIERDLHRQFPFHEMFVSRGGHGQQDLFRVLKAYTLYRPEEGYCQAQAPIAAVLLMHMPAEQAFWCLVQICEKYLPGYYSEKLEAIQLDGQILFSLLHKVSPVAYKHLSKQKIDPILYMTEWFMCAFSRTLPWSSVLRVWDMFFCEGVKIIFRVGLVLLKHTLGSSDKLKSCQGQYETMERLRAISPKIMQETFLVQEVIELPVTERQIEREHLIQLKKWRETHGELQCKSPPRLHGAKAISEAEPPTRKALEPVPSIIVPPGPAPVPKARKSKERSREKGLASPANGPGAEGNGAPGSARELLHPQVSPHHQSKESLSSRESEDTYL, encoded by the exons ATGGCCAAGagccgcgggggcggcgggcctGCCTCGCCCGGCGGCCGCCACCACAGCCTGGCCGGGACCCGCGAGAGCCTGTCTGAGGCGGGCGGCGACGAGCTCAGCTCCCTCGGGTCCGACTCCGAGGTGAACGGTGGCGGCGGCCCGGAGGAACGGCGCGTCGATAAGTTCGGTTTCATCGTGGGCAGCCGCAGCGCCGAGGGGCC GCTGGAGGAGGTGCCCTTGGAGGTGCTACGGCAGCGGGAGTCCAAGTGGCTGGATATGCTCAACAACTGGGACAAGTGGATGGCCAAAAAACACAAGAAG ATCCGTCTGCGGTGCCAGAAGGGGATCCCACCCTCCCTGCGGGGCCGAGCCTGGCAGTACCTCTCCGGGAGCAAAGTCAAGCTTGAGCAGAACATCGGCAAGTTTGAC GAACTGGATCTCCTTGCGGGGGACCCAAAGTGGCTGGATGTGATCGAGCGGGATCTCCATCGGCAGTTCCCCTTCCACGAGATGTTCGTCTCACGTGGAGGCCACGG GCAGCAGGACCTGTTTCGGGTGCTGAAGGCATACACGCTGTACCGCCCGGAGGAGGGCTACTGCCAGGCCCAGGCCCCCATCGCCGCCGTCCTGCTCATGCACATGCCAGCCGAG CAAGCATTCTGGTGCCTGGTGCAGATCTGCGAGAAGTACCTCCCCGGCTACTACAGCGAGAAGCTG GAGGCCATTCAGCTGGATGGGCAGATACTCTTCTCACTGCTGCACAAGGTCTCTCCTGTGGCCTACAAGCACCTGAGCAAGCAGAAGATCGACCCCATCCTCTACATGACAGAGTGGTTCATGTGCGCCTTCTCCCGCACGCTGCCCTGGAGTTCCGTCCTGCGTGTCTGGGACATGTTCTTCTGTGAAG GGGTGAAAATCATCTTCCGGGTGGGCCTCGTGCTGCTCAAACACACCCTGGGCTCCTCGGACAAGCTGAAGTCCTGCCAGGGCCAGTATGAGACCATGGAGAGGCTGAGGGCCATCAGCCCCAAGATCATGCAGGAGACCTTCCTGGTGCAGGAG GTCATTGAGCTGCCAGTGACGGAGCGTCAGATCGAGCGGGAGCACCTGATCCAGCTGAAGAAGTGGCGGGAGACGCACGGGGAGCTGCAGTGCAAGTCCCCTCCACGCCTGCATGGTGCCAAGGCCATCAGCGAGGCTGAGCCCCCCACCCGCAAGGCGCTGGAGCCTGTCCCCTCCATCATCGTTCCCCCTGGGCCCGCCCCTGTGCCCAAGGCCCGCAAGAGCaaggaaaggagcagagaaaAGGGCCTGGCCAGCCCCGCCAACGGTCCTGGGGCTGAGGGCAACGGGGCGCCTGGCTCAGCCCGGGAGCTGCTGCACCCCCAGGTCTCCCCCCACCACCAGTCCAAGGAGAGCCTGAGCTCCCGGGAGAGCGAGGACACGTACTTGTAG
- the OSM gene encoding oncostatin-M, with amino-acid sequence MAEDAQELFAFYEKDQHLAINNLCRTNHLPEWLRGPVTGPGALRGTMTRMAQALQDIARHQRDLNPPGAEILRRLASTHLKVRGLLNNLEGLFPAPSLPPGRRPPPGPTAPTKVFQQKLEGCRILWSYARFMAKLSAQLEGRSRGGRREKRRSHRGSWLLARS; translated from the exons ATGGCTGAGGATGCACAGGAGCTTTTCGCCTTCTAT GAGAAGGACCAGCACCTGGCCATCAACAACCTCTGCCGCACCAACCATCTACCCGAATGGCTGCGGGGACCAGTGACGGGGCCTGGGGCGCTGCGGGGGACCATGACCCGCATGGCCCAGGCGCTGCAGGACATTGCCCGGCACCAGCGCGACCTCAACCCCCCTGGCGCTGAAATCCTTCGCCGCTTGGCCAGCACCCACCTGAAGGTGCGAGGGCTCCTCAACAACCTGGAGGGGCTCTTCCCggcccccagcctccccccggGCCGCCGGCCCCCACCcggccccacagcacccactaAGGTCTTCCAGCAGAAGCTGGAGGGGTGCCGGATCCTCTGGAGCTACGCCCGCTTCATGGCCAAGCTCAGTGCccagctggagggcaggagccGCGGAGGGCGCCGGGAGAAGCGGAGATCACACCGGGGCTCATGGCTGCTTGCACGCTCCTAG
- the CASTOR1 gene encoding cytosolic arginine sensor for mTORC1 subunit 1 isoform X1 has translation MDLHILEHRVRVLSLARRGLWLYTHPLLKLLFLPQRCRCKFFSLTETPEDYTIMLDEEGFKELPPSEFMQVADSTWLVLSVVSNGREPSGCQATGVTKIARSVIVPLAEHHVSVLMLSTYQTDFILVRERDLPVVIHTLAGEFDIYKEEGGECVPITCDDVSNGFLKPKPAASPTLHPVQSPQTRFCVLTVAPDTLPAIATMLIDVLFYSHSPPREAGDSNQDLDSITFFAFSLIEGYISIVMDAETQKRFPSDLLLTSSTGELWRMVRIGGQPLGFDECGIVAQIAEPLAAADISAYYISTFNFDHALVPEEGIAEVIQLLQQRQESSR, from the exons ATGGACCTGCACATCCTGGAGCACCGGGTGCGGGTGCTGAGCCTGGCCCGCCGCGGGCTCTGGCTCTACACCCACCCCCTGCTCAAGCTGCTCTTCCTGCCCCAGCGCTGCAG GTGCAAGTTCTTCAGCCTGACGGAGACCCCCGAGGACTACACCATCATGCTGGATGAGGAGGGCTTCAAAG AGCTGCCGCCCTCCGAGTTCATGCAGGTGGCGGATTCGACGTGGCTGGTGCTCAGCGTCGTCTCCAATGGCCGGGAACCCTCCGGCTGCCAGGCCACTGGTGTCACCAAGATCGCCAGGTCGGTCATCGTGCCGCTGGCCGAGCACCACGTCTCGGTGTTGATGCTCTCCACCTACCAGACCGATTTCATACTG GTGCGGGAGCGGGACTTGCCAGTGGTGATTCACACGCTGGCAGGGGAGTTTGACATCTACAAGGAGGAGGGTGGAGAGTGCGTCCCCATCACCTGCGATGATGTCAGCAATGGCTTCCTCAAGCCCAAGCCGG ctgccagccccacgCTGCACCCCGTACAGAGCCCCCAGACCCGCTTCTGTGTCCTGACCGTGGCCCCTGACACGCTGCCCGCCATTGCCACCATGCTCATTGATGTCCTCTTCTACTCCCACAG CCCCCCAAGGGAGGCTGGTGACAGCAACCAGGACCTTGACTCCATCACCTTCTTCGCCTTCTCCCTCATCGAGGGCTACATCTCCATCGTGATGGATGCCGAAACCCAGAAGCG GTTCCCCAGTGACCTGCTGCTGACCAGCTCAACAGGGGAGCTGTGGCGGATGGTGCGGATTGGCgggcagcccctgggcttcG ATGAGTGTGGCATCGTGGCGCAGATCGCCGAGCCGCTGGCCGCTGCCGACATATCAGCGTATTACATCAGCACCTTCAACTTTGATCATGCCTTG GTCCCTGAGGAGGGTATCGCCGAGGtcatccagctgctgcagcagcgccaggagagcagcagataG
- the LIF gene encoding leukemia inhibitory factor isoform X2 produces the protein MWECRRAPHREGRRGSPCRGAGVVPFVALLLLQRRPVAGRALLVTGPGCPGHSLCRSNVQEQTRRQVALLNATAQDLFSLYLKCQGEPFSSETDKLCNPSGTFFPAFRVNRTSERKEVMVAMYKLFAFLNASLGNITRDQEELNPTAKELLDRLHNTTKTTRGLISNLTCLLCKNYNIFQVDVSYGESSKGKSTFKKKQQGCQVLRKYVQVIAQAARVLLPHLSPL, from the exons ATGTGGGAATGCCGCAGGGCACCCCACCGGGAAGGGAGGCGGGGGAGCCCctgccggggggcag GCGTCGTGCCCTTTgtagccctgctcctgctgcagaggcGGCCGGTGGCCGGCCGGGCGCTGCTGGTGACCGGCCCCGGCTGTCCTGGTCACAGCTTGTGCCGCTCCAACGTCCAGGAGCAGACCCGCAGGCAGGTCGCGCTGCTCAACGCCACCGCCCAGGACCTCTTCAGCCTCTAC ctgaagtgccaggGAGAGCCATTCAGCAGCGAGACCGACAAGCTCTGCAACCCCAGTGGCACCTTCTTCCCCGCTTTCCGTGTCAACCGGACGAGCGAGAGGAAGGAAGTCATGGTGGCCATGTACAAGCTCTTCGCCTTCCTCAACGCCTCGCTGGGGAACATCACACGCGACCAGGAGGAGCTCAACCCCACAGCCAAGGAGCTCCTCGACCGGCTCCACAACACCACCAAGACCACCCGGGGTCTCATCTCCAACCTCACCTGCCTCCTCTGCAAGAACTACAACATCTTCCAGGTGGATGTCAGCTACGGGGAGAGCTCTAAGGGCAAGAGCACCTtcaagaagaagcagcagggctgccaggTGCTCAGGAAGTACGTGCAGGTCATTGCCCAGGCAGCCCGTGTCCTCCTACCTCATCTCAGCCCCCTGTGA
- the CASTOR1 gene encoding cytosolic arginine sensor for mTORC1 subunit 1 isoform X2: MDLHILEHRVRVLSLARRGLWLYTHPLLKLLFLPQRCRCKFFSLTETPEDYTIMLDEEGFKELPPSEFMQVADSTWLVLSVVSNGREPSGCQATGVTKIARSVIVPLAEHHVSVLMLSTYQTDFILVRERDLPVVIHTLAGEFDIYKEEGGECVPITCDDVSNGFLKPKPAASPTLHPVQSPQTRFCVLTVAPDTLPAIATMLIDVLFYSHSPPREAGDSNQDLDSITFFAFSLIEGYISIVMDAETQKRFPSDLLLTSSTGELWRMVRIGGQPLGFDECGIVAQIAEPLAAADISAYYISTFNFDHASLRRVSPRSSSCCSSARRAADSGWLSPHRVAQRGGTVGFPFPPTPYICYFLVLRLPLVWGRAGCSITPCLLGMWGHGGFRGPVASWQWDGVLWEGEAVPTVPPCRRGRRAALCHPLPPGWVLRRRAGAPGGLLVERDMGGTCQRAAMCHHSAGSDCPGLAGHVPMPCVCPHGWSPWWGGAAMMLWGTPAPSGV; the protein is encoded by the exons ATGGACCTGCACATCCTGGAGCACCGGGTGCGGGTGCTGAGCCTGGCCCGCCGCGGGCTCTGGCTCTACACCCACCCCCTGCTCAAGCTGCTCTTCCTGCCCCAGCGCTGCAG GTGCAAGTTCTTCAGCCTGACGGAGACCCCCGAGGACTACACCATCATGCTGGATGAGGAGGGCTTCAAAG AGCTGCCGCCCTCCGAGTTCATGCAGGTGGCGGATTCGACGTGGCTGGTGCTCAGCGTCGTCTCCAATGGCCGGGAACCCTCCGGCTGCCAGGCCACTGGTGTCACCAAGATCGCCAGGTCGGTCATCGTGCCGCTGGCCGAGCACCACGTCTCGGTGTTGATGCTCTCCACCTACCAGACCGATTTCATACTG GTGCGGGAGCGGGACTTGCCAGTGGTGATTCACACGCTGGCAGGGGAGTTTGACATCTACAAGGAGGAGGGTGGAGAGTGCGTCCCCATCACCTGCGATGATGTCAGCAATGGCTTCCTCAAGCCCAAGCCGG ctgccagccccacgCTGCACCCCGTACAGAGCCCCCAGACCCGCTTCTGTGTCCTGACCGTGGCCCCTGACACGCTGCCCGCCATTGCCACCATGCTCATTGATGTCCTCTTCTACTCCCACAG CCCCCCAAGGGAGGCTGGTGACAGCAACCAGGACCTTGACTCCATCACCTTCTTCGCCTTCTCCCTCATCGAGGGCTACATCTCCATCGTGATGGATGCCGAAACCCAGAAGCG GTTCCCCAGTGACCTGCTGCTGACCAGCTCAACAGGGGAGCTGTGGCGGATGGTGCGGATTGGCgggcagcccctgggcttcG ATGAGTGTGGCATCGTGGCGCAGATCGCCGAGCCGCTGGCCGCTGCCGACATATCAGCGTATTACATCAGCACCTTCAACTTTGATCATGC GTCCCTGAGGAGGGTATCGCCGAGGtcatccagctgctgcagcagcgccaggagagcagcagataGTGGCTGGCTGTCCCCACACCGGGTGGCCCAGCGCGGTGGCACGGTgggcttccccttcccccccaccccctatatttgttattttttagttttaaggCTTCCTCTggtgtggggcagagctgggtgcagcatcactccctgcctgctggggaTGTGGGGGCATGGTGGCTTCAGGGGCCCAGTGGCCTCGTGGCAGTGGGACGGTGTCCTGTGGGAGGGGGAAGCAGTCCCCACCGTGCCACCCTGCAGGCGAGGCCGAAGGGCAGCACTGTGCCATCCTCTGCCCCCAGGCTGGGTGCTCAGGAGGAGGGCAGGTGCCCCCGGGGGCCTGCTGGTGGAGAGGGACATGGGGGGGACATGCCAGAGAGCAGCGATGTGCCACCACAGTGCTGGGAGTGATTGCCCGGGGCTGGCAGGACACGTCCCAATGCCCTGTGTGTGTCCCCATGGGTGGTCCCCATGGTGGGGGGGTGCTGCCATGATGCTCTGGGGCACCCCAGCCCCATCGGGGGTGTAA
- the LIF gene encoding leukemia inhibitory factor isoform X1, protein MAGMAKRGIWGLPAKPDPHPSGTGPCSVCTPSPWVPGPGAILGGCPAPRPARAISGSTVPTDYHWLGPRCDARLSPRTGVVPFVALLLLQRRPVAGRALLVTGPGCPGHSLCRSNVQEQTRRQVALLNATAQDLFSLYLKCQGEPFSSETDKLCNPSGTFFPAFRVNRTSERKEVMVAMYKLFAFLNASLGNITRDQEELNPTAKELLDRLHNTTKTTRGLISNLTCLLCKNYNIFQVDVSYGESSKGKSTFKKKQQGCQVLRKYVQVIAQAARVLLPHLSPL, encoded by the exons ATGGCCGGGATGGCAAAGCGGGGGATCTGGGGGCTGCCAGCTAAGCCAGACCCCCACCCAAGTGGGACGGGTCCCTGCTCTGTCTGCACACCCTCCCCTTGGGTGCCCGGGCCTGGGGCCATCCTCGGGGGATGCCCTGCACCACGACCTGCTCGGGCCATTAGCGGCAGCACGGTCCCCACGGACTACCACTGGCTCGGTCCCCGCTGTGACGCCCGCCTCTCTCCCCGCACAGGCGTCGTGCCCTTTgtagccctgctcctgctgcagaggcGGCCGGTGGCCGGCCGGGCGCTGCTGGTGACCGGCCCCGGCTGTCCTGGTCACAGCTTGTGCCGCTCCAACGTCCAGGAGCAGACCCGCAGGCAGGTCGCGCTGCTCAACGCCACCGCCCAGGACCTCTTCAGCCTCTAC ctgaagtgccaggGAGAGCCATTCAGCAGCGAGACCGACAAGCTCTGCAACCCCAGTGGCACCTTCTTCCCCGCTTTCCGTGTCAACCGGACGAGCGAGAGGAAGGAAGTCATGGTGGCCATGTACAAGCTCTTCGCCTTCCTCAACGCCTCGCTGGGGAACATCACACGCGACCAGGAGGAGCTCAACCCCACAGCCAAGGAGCTCCTCGACCGGCTCCACAACACCACCAAGACCACCCGGGGTCTCATCTCCAACCTCACCTGCCTCCTCTGCAAGAACTACAACATCTTCCAGGTGGATGTCAGCTACGGGGAGAGCTCTAAGGGCAAGAGCACCTtcaagaagaagcagcagggctgccaggTGCTCAGGAAGTACGTGCAGGTCATTGCCCAGGCAGCCCGTGTCCTCCTACCTCATCTCAGCCCCCTGTGA